The genomic interval TTGGCGTCAGCTTGATTATTGGCCCCACGGCCTTCGAGCAAATTGAACGGCTGATTCGCAAACTGCCGGTTTACCTCAAAGACGTGTTGGCGATCGCTGAAACCTGGGCGATGCAGCAAAACGAAACCCGTCCAGATTTGGTCAGTCAGCTTTTTGATCAGTTCTTTGATGTGCAAGGGGTGACCCGCTGGGCCATTACCTCCACCCAAAAAATTCTTCTGCGTTCATTTAGCCTTACCACCGGGTTTGTGGGGGGCATTTTTAGCCTGATCCTGGCGATCTTCCTCTCGGGCTACATTTTGTCCGATAGCCGCACGCTGTTGGGGAACCTAGCGCGGCTGTTGCCCCAGCCTTGGGATGAACGCCTTGCTGCGCAGTTTGCCCCCATGACCCAGCGCATGGGCAGCTATATTCGGGGGCGAGTGCTGGTGTCGGCTATTTTGGGCGTGGCAATTACCACCAGTCTTGGTTTTCTGGGGCTATCGGAGTATGCCTTGGGTCTGGGAGCGATCGCAGGTGTTACCAACCTGATTCCCTTCTTGGGCCCGATTTTGGGCTCAATTCCCGCCCTACTCGTTGCCGTTTCCCAGGGGTGGTGGACGTTCCTTTGGGTCTTGCTGCTGTTTGTGATCATCCAAAATATTGAAACCTACGTCCTGGATCCGCTCCTCGTGGGCTCCTCCGTAGGGGTGCATCCTCTCTACCAACTTCTGGCCGTGCTAGGGGGCGCGCAGGTTCTGGGCATTATTGGAGCCTTAATTGTGCCGCCTTGGATTGCTGGCGGTACCGTTTTGCTAGAAAATCTATACCTTCAGCCCAAACTACGTGCCGAACGCCAACTGAAGCTTCAGAACCAGGCTGAAGCTTCTGCCCCCGTTTCACCGTCTTAGCTAGGGACCACCAGACCTCCGTAAATCCAGGGAGGGCACCTCAGAAACATCACAAAACCATACATATTCGCTTAGAAAAAACCACGTTTCTCTTCCACGCGCTACGCTATATGGATGTGAACAGTCTGGTTACGCGTTAGACCGGCTGAATCGTTTCCAATCGCATCAAATTTATGAGTTTCTAACTCCAATTGGTTACGATTCGCGCAAACTTCACGGAAGTTCCGTCAGGTTGACTGAATCCCATAGGTAACGAGTCGTCAGCTTCCCTAGCTGCGCCGTTGAATGCTTCGACAAGCTTGCCCATCGATCCAACTTGTCTTGCTTGATACGGTACCCGTTGGACAACTTCGCTAGCGTAGGTCATGCTGCTGTTACTAAACAGCAAACTAGAAACGACTGTTGATTAGTTTTTCTGTAGTCAAAGCTACGCTAGGTTCGAAAATCCTAATCAGTGGGGTGTGGAATTCTTAAAAAAAGATTAAAGTGTTTAAATTGTGTGAGGTGACTGGAGGCAACTCATGTTTACACGTCTTGCAGAGCAACATCGACAATTTGTAAAAGATCTCGTGATGAATCTCCAGGCCATGGCGATTGTGCTGGAGCGTCGCGGCTACTTAGCGTCTTGCTACACCTGTGGCGGGCAGATGAATAGCGCATCATTTATGGTGAGCTTAGGTGATAATCACTTGATTCGGTTTTTGGTGTCCGACTACGGCATCACTTGGACGGAAATGCGCGATGATCGCGAACTGATGAAGCTAGAGGGAGCTGAGGCCATTAGTCAATTGCAGGACTTAGCGAATTTGATTAAATATCACATTCAACCGTCTGAGCAGTTTGCTATCACGAATGCGTCATAGGCTAGCCTGACCCCATGACCGATGTGTGATGGCATCTATGATGGGGACTGGCAGTGAGTCGGTAGCTTTCGCCTAACGTAATCCTTAAATCACCTAACGTTGCAGCTAAGGTGAGAGATGTCTGGTGAAAAGATGTCTGGTGAGCAGCGATCGCTCCCTAAAAACGCTCTACATTGTCTGGCCACGATTCAGGTACAGCGTTTCGAGCTGCTTCACCGCAGGTTCGGGGTGTTGGAAAAAGCTTCTCAGGATTCGCTAACCCCCTTGGATTCAGCGCCTGCCGCACGTATTGCATGGTTTCAAGATCCGAGTCAGAAAACATCTCCGGCATATAGCAGCGTTTGTCTGAGCCAATGCCATGTTCGCCGGAAATACTTCCCCCCACTTGGACACAAAGCTTCAAAATATCGCCTCCCAGGGCTTCTACCGCTTCTAGCTGCCCCGGTATGGAGTTGTTGTACAAAATCAGGGGATGCAAGTTGCCGTCTCCGGCATGAAACACGTTGGCTACGCGATAGCCATGTTTCTCGCCAAGGGCTTCAATCGCCTGAAGCACTTCCGGTAGCTTGGTTCTAGGAATGACGCCGTCTTGGACGTAGTAGTCTGGGCTGAGTTTGCCCATGGCCGCAAAGGCCGCCTTCCGCCCCTTCCAAAGCCGCAGCCGTTCTTGTGCCTCGGTGGCGGTGACTACGTTGCGGGCTCCGTTGCGCCGACAAATCTCGGCAACCCGATCGCTGTTGGCGGAGACGTCTACGGCCAGTCCGTCCAGTTCAATCAGCAAAATGGCGATCGCATCTCGGGGATAGCAGGCGGTGGCCACCACGTCTTCCACGGCATTGATGCTAAAGTTGTCCATCATTTCCATGCCGGCTGGAATGATCCCGGCGCTGATGATGTCCGACACGGCAGCGCCAGCCGCTTCCACACTCATGAAGTCCGCTAGGAGGACTTGGATGGATTCGGGCACCTTGAGAATTTTGAGGGTGATTTCTGTGGCGATCCCCAGGGTGCCTTCCGAGCCGACGACAACGCCGGTGAGGTCATAGCCAGGCATCTCCGGTACAGCGCCCCCTAGGTCTTTCACCGATCCATCGGGCAGCACCAGCCTGAGTCCTAGGACGTGATTGGTGGTGACGCCATACTTGAGGCAATGCACCCCGCCAGAATTTTCAGCCACGTTCCCGCCGATGGAGCAGACGCTTTGGCTAGAGGGATCGGGGGCATAGTAGAAACCGGCTCCGCTCACGCTCTGGGTGACCCAGGTGTTGATTACCCCTGGCTGGACGGTGACGCATTGATTCTCGTAGTCCACCTTGAGGATGCGTTTCATTAAGGTGGTGACAATCAGCACGCTGTTTTCCACCGGCAGAGCACCCCCCGATAGCCCCGTACCCGATCCTCGGGCAATGAAGGGCACCGAATGGCGATCGCAAAGCTTGACCAAGGCGGCCACTTCCTCCGTGGTGCGAGGCAGGACGACGACCGCAGGACGCTGACGATAGCTGGTGAGCCCATCGCATTCATACACCAAGAGTTCTTCCTGGCGCAGGATCACCCGACTTTTGCCCACCACGGCGGTAAAATCCTGAGCGATCGCTGACCAGTTGATGCTGGTGGAACTGGGGGGCTTGGGCATCCGGATGGTCATGGGGATCGCGTCCTAACACAGTATGGGAATCGCAGGGGAGCCGTGCTACCGGTCGTCGTCTGGGGGCAGGCTAGCGGTAGAAAGATGGCTGTACTCAAATGCTACCGTGAGCAGCCTAGAACGGCTAGGGATCAGAGGCATTGATCCCCCAGAGATTTTCCCCTAGAGTCCATAGATCAGCACAATCAGCAGCGGCGTCACAATGGAGAAAATGAGACTCAGGGGTGCTCCTACGCGGGTAAAGTCTAAGAAGCGATAGCCCCCTGGCCCATAGACCATGGTGTTAGTTTGATAGCCGATGGGGGTCATGTAGCTATTGGACGCGGCAAAGGTGACGGCAAACATGAAGGCGAAGGGATTGAGGCTCAGGGCGCGAGCTACCTCAACGGCGATCGGCAGCATGAGCACCACGGAGGCATTATTAGACAGGATTTCCGTTAGCAGTGATGTGGCCACATAGAAAAGGAAAAGAATCCAGTATCCAGGTAAATTGCCTCCGAGGGCCAGGAGTCCTTGGGCGATCCATTCTGTGGTGCCTGACTTTTGCATGGCGATGCCCAAGGGGATCAAGCCCGCCAACAGAAAGATAATGTCCCAACGGACGGCACCATAAAGTTCGCCAGGCTTGAGGCAGCCTGTGAGCACCATGGCAATCACGCCGGCTAAGGCGGTGACCATAATCGGTGCAATATTGAAAGCCGACAGCACGATGACCGACAAAACAATGGCCACTGATATCCAGGCTTTGTCGGCTCGCAGGTTTTCAATATCTCGCTGCTCTAGCACCAGCAGCTCCCGCGTGGTCTGTAGACCGAGGATACTATCCCGTGGCCCTTGCACCAACAGCACATCGCCGAAGCGCAGGGGCACTCGTCCTAGCCGCTTGCGCAACACGTCTTCTCCACGACGAATGGCGAGTACGGTGGTGTTGTAGCGTTGGCGAAACCGGATTTCCTTGAGGGTTGCGCCGCTAAGTCGAGAATTGGAGAGGATCAAGACTTCCGCAACCTGTTCTTCCCCAGAGCTAATTTCAGAGGCTAAGCTCTCGCCGCCAAACTGCACTTCGGGCAAGATATCGAGCCCCCGCTCTTCCCGGATACCTAGTAAATCTTCTCGACTGCCCCGCACGATTAAAATATCCCCTGCAGCGAGCACTTTGTCTGCAAGGGGTTGGGGAAAGTGGGTATTTTCGCGAATGATTTCTAGAACATCAATATCAACTTTGCGCTGCAGTTGGCTAGCACGAAGGGTTTGGCCAATCAAGCTAGATCGGGCAGAGACGACCACTTCACTGACGTAATCATTGAGCTCATAATCGCGTCCGAGGAATTCACCACGGGGTGGCTTGCGGGCAGGCAGGAGGTTTGGAGCTACAAGGGATAGGTATGCCATACCAATGCTGAAGACAATGATCCCCAGGATGCTGAACTGAAAGAGAGAAAACTCGCCGTAGCCCAGTTGAGCCGATATACCGCTGGCCAGGACGTTGGTGGAGGTGCCAATGAGAGTGAGCATGCCTCCCATAACCGTGGCGTAGGAAAGGGGAATCAGCAGCTTGGAGGGCGATCGCCCTTGAACCTTGCACCAGTCTTCCACAATCGGCAGGAACACGGCGACGACGGCGGTGTTATTGATGAAGGCTGTAATCGGCCCCACAATCATGCCCATGACGAAGATTTGTTGGGAAATGCGTTGACCGCCCCAGTCAATCAGCCAACTCCGCACGACTTGGATCACCCCTGTGCGAGCAATGCCAGCACTGAGGATAAACATGGCCATGACGGTGATGGTGGCTGAGTTGCCAAATCCTGAGACGCCCTCTTCTGGGGTCACCAGACCTAGGAGCATTAGCAGTACTGCGACCATCAAGGCCGTCAGGTCAACGGGTACCCATTCGGCCACGAAGCTGATCAGCGCTAGCACAATGACCAAGATGGTCTGAAAAATGGGACTCATGACGATCGAAATCAGCATTCAAGTAAACCAACTGCGTCAGGATTGCGGATGAGAGTTGGGGGTTGGGTTTCCATGACGACAGGTAATGAAATAGAGTGCCATGGAAAGTTTCGCTAGTATAGCGCTTCGTGGTTCCGAGGAAAGAGGTAGACTGGCTTGGGAATCTAGCTTTTAGGTATCGGGCGGTTATCAGGTTTGCACCAAGGGTTTCACGCTATGTGTCAGAATGTAAAGCGTGTGGATCACTTCGTCACTCACTACAGCGCGCACCCCAACGGTTGCCGCTCTTGGAAATTTTGATGGTGTCCATCGTGGACATCAAAGGGTTCTTGCGCCAATTTTGCAGGGATCTCCCGTTAATCAGCTAGATTCAGGTTCGGTAGCTACGTCGGGCCAGCAACCTTCTCAACTTGAGAACTGTCAGGGATCCGATCGCTCTCCTGATCCTAATCCCCAAGGCGATCGCCCGTTGCGAACCGTGGTGACTTTTTTCCCCCATCCTCGGGAATTTTTTGCCGGAGAACGTCGTCCGTTGCTAACGCCCCTAGATGAGAAGGTGCGGGAGTTGGCCAAGCTGGGAATTGAACAATTGGTTTTGCTGCCCTTTGACCAAGGCTTAGCGCAGTTGACCCCTCAGGAGTTTGTGCAGCGTATATTGGTCGATGGTCTTGATGCTCGTCATATTAGCGTCGGTGAAGACTTTTGCTTTGGCCGCGATCGCTCGGGAACAACGGCAGATTTGAGGGCGATCGCGGCGACTTTTGGCGTTCAGGTGACGGTGGTGCCGCTCTATGCTGATGGGGGCGATCGCATCAGCAGTTCTGCAATTCGCAACGCTCTCAGTCAGGGCACGGTGGCCAGGGCGAACCATCTGCTGGGGCGACCCTATGCCCTCACCGGCACGGTGGTGCAGGGGCAGCAGTTGGGGCGTACCCTCGGCTTTCCGACGGCAAATCTAGAGACGCCACCCCAAAAATTACTGCCCCGCCAGGGCGTCTATGCGGTGTGGGTTGATCTCGACGGCACCCTGCACCCCGGCGTGATGAACCTGGGACATCGCCCTACGGTGAATGGCCTGCAGCAAACCCTAGAGGTGCATCTGCTGAATTGGTCAGGCGATCTGTACCATCGCCGACTGTCTGTTTTTCTTAGCCACTTTCTGCGCCCCGAACAGAAATTCGACTCCCTGGATGCTCTGAAGGATCAGATCCAAGCCGACTGCCAGAGGGCGATCCATCTCCTTATTGCTTCAGGCTAGTACTGCAAGATAGAAGAACGAAGACAGAAAAATGAAAAGGACTTCCAGGACACATAAGGTTTTCCGCCTGAGCAACTAGGCGGGTTACGTCCGCCTTAGAGTACTAGGGCGTAGTTTAAAACTCATCCAAACCCTGATTCTCTTGTACGAAAGATCAAGGGGTTTAGCAGGTTTTAAACCAGAGCCTAGCTATCGGGCATCAATGGCGGCTAAAAGAGTGCGGGCGGTGGTGCAAAGGTCGGTATGATGCTGACCATTGCTGGCAATCAGACATCCCCACTGGCTCACGTCTCCCCGGTTGTACTGCAAGGGCGTTTCATCGGCGTAGGTGAACTGCCCGCCAGCTTCCGTCAAAATCAGCTCCGGTGCCGCCATATCCCAATCCTTGGGAGCCGATTTGCCCGAGAGCGAAATATAGACATCGGCCCGTTGCTCCACCACCGCTGCAATCTTGCCACCTACGCTGCCCACGGCAATTTGATGTTGGCAAGGAAGCTGCTTCAGCAGTTGGTTAAAGCGGTCATCGCGGTGGGTGCGGCTCATGACTACGACTAAGTCCTCGGGGCGATCGCGTCGGGATACCTGCAGGGGTGTGGTGGTGCCCTCGGTTGTTTCCACAAAGGCTCCGCCGCCCTTGGTGGCGTAGTACAGCTTGCCCAGTTCAGGACAGACGACCACCGTCAGCATGGGACGACCTTGGTAGGTCAACGCGATATGGAGCGCATATTCGCCAGTGCGATCGATAAAATCGCGGGTGCCATCTAGGGGATCAATAATCCATAGCCAGTCTTCGGGGAAGGGTGCTTGGCATTTCTGCGCTTTGTAGGTTTCTTCACTCAAGTAGCCAAAGGTGTCTTGCCCAAAGGCGGTGGTTAAGCGATCGAGGATGTAGTGATTGGCGGCCAGATCGGCGGAGGTCACGGGGCCATCCTTGCCTTCCTGCACATTTAGCCCTGCCTGTGCGCCGACTGGTGTTTCTCCGCGATAGTAGGTCTGTAAAATCTCCGCTGCGCCCCAGCCGATGGAGCGGGTAACCTCTAGAATATGCTCCGTGGAGAGTCCGGCAATGGTGGTCGGCAAGTTCACGCGTAAGATCCTCGCTAATGATAAAGACGGGTGGATGAGGTGATCGACTGTAGAGATTCCCTTTTGAGCCCATCGCATCATAACAGACCGGTTTGTCGTCGGGTGACGTTTGCTGGTTGGCCTGTGAAATCTCGAATCTACGGAGGCGATCGCCCTCGGTTGGAAGCAAATATTCGGCAAGGCTAACCGGTTACAGGCATGGGAGCAGCCCCTAGCTAGCATCGGTGTCGGCAATGGGGTACGAAATCATGGGGTGGGATGGCTGGCTTGTGTCTGGGGTAGGTATAGGGGCGGGGACAAAATGGCGTGGTTTCCAGCAGGGATTGGCGGCCAAAATGGCGGTGGCGTCCTCGGCGGTGAGCGGTTTGGCAAAGAAGTAGCCCTGGCCATACTCTGCCTGGAAGTGACATAGGCAGTCCATTTGCCGCGCGTCTTCAATACCCTCTGCAATCACCGTCATGCCTAGATTATGGGCTAGACCGACAATGGCGCGGACGATCGCTTCTCCATCATTCTCAGTGCCAATGCAGCGCACAAAGGACTGGTCGATTTTGACGGTGTCGATGGGAAATTGATGCAGGTAGCTGAGGGACGAGTAGCCGGTGCCGAAGTCGTCAATCAACAGTTGGGTATGCAGATCCTTGAGCTGCCGCAAAATGGCGGTGGCCACTTGGGCATCTTCCATGACAGCGCTTTCGGTAATCTCTAGCTTGAGGGTGTGGGGTGTCAGTTGGAAGTCAGCGATCGCTTGCTTGACTTGCCCCAGCAGGTCATTGGAGGAAAACTGCCGACTGGATAGATTGACGCTCATGGCCAGAGGATGCACCTGGGGGAACTGATCTTGCCAGATTTTCAACTGTCGGCAGGCTTCCCGCAGCGTCCAGTGACCAATTTGGGTAATCAGCCCCGTTTCCTCCGCCACCGGAATGAATTCTGCTGGTGAAACCAGACCTCGCTTAGGATGCTGCCAGCGCACTAGGGCCTCAAAGCCCATGATGTACCCTGTGGATAGCGAGACGATCGGCTGGTAGCGCATCTGGAAATCTTGGCCGTCGTCTGGGGTTTTGCTGGGATAGCTCAACAGGGTGGGGGTAGTTTGTCCGGCTGCGATGGTCAGCCGCAGATCGGTTTCTAGTTTGAGGCGGGCAACGACGCGATCGTACATTTCTACGTTGAAAATTTCGTGACGAGCCCGTCCCAACGACTTGGCGCGATACATGGCCGTATCGGCGTTGCGGAGGAGTTCATCGGGGCGATCGCACCCCGTATCACTGAGGGCAATGCCAATACTGACGGTGGTAAAGACATCCTGTCCGCCCAGGGTGAAGGGCTGTTGAAGCTGTTGGTGGATGGTATCGGCGACCCGAGTAGCGGCACTGAGATCTTGAATGTTTTCCAGCAGGATAGTGAATTCATCGCCCCCGAGGCGGGCCAGGGTATCGCCAGGGCGGAGACAACTTTCTAAGCGACGGGCGATCGCCACCAGCAACTCATCCCCAATGATGTGCCCGAGGCTATCGTTGACCACCTTAAAGCTGTCTAAATCTAGGAACAGCACGGCAAAGAGGTAATGTCCCTGCCGCTTGGTCTGCTCAATGGCATGGCTAAGCCGATCCATAAACAGGGCGCGGTTAAACAACCCCGTCAGACTATCGTGGAGGGCATCGTGCAAAAGCTGCTCCTCCGCCCGTTTGCGTTCGGTGATGTCGGTTTGCGATCCGGCCATGCGATAGGCCACCTGTTGCCCATCCCGCACGGCCAGCCCCCGACTGAGCATCCAGCGATAGGAGCCATCGCGGTGGCGCATCCGGTGTTCGACTTCAAAGCTGGGCGATCGCCCTTCTAAATGGGCAGCAAGCTGGGCCTTCAGCCAATCCACTTCCTCGGGATGCACGCGGCTGAACCATTCGTCGGGCCTATTGCCGATATCGGGTTCTTGATAGCCCAGCATGGTTTTCCAGCGTGGTGAAAAATAAATGCTAGAGGTTTTTAGGTTCCAGTCCCACAGACCGTCATTCGCTCCGCGCACGGCTAGGGCATAGCGTTCCTGGCTTTCCAGCAGCGCCTCTTCCACCCGCTTACGCTCGGTAATATCTAACCCCACAAAGACAGCCGCTTCCCCCTGCTGATACTTCTGGGCCACGATCAAATAGTGGCGGGGTTGATGATTGACCGTGGCGACAATTTCTACATTGCTCTCTTGCAAAGAACTTTGAAAGAAGCGTTTCACAAACTCGGCAAAGCCAGGGCTGGAGGCCATAAACCCCAGCTTCTCGCCAATAAACGAGTCGGCATTGAGCTGAAAGGTGGCGGCTAGGTAGCGATTGATGCCCAGGTAGGTGAGGTCGGAGCTAAACCATGACACACAGCCTGGGACGGCATCTAAAACGGCCTGGAGTTGATCTTTAGCATCCAGCAGCGCTTGGTCAGCGCGTTTGCGATCGCTAATGTTACGGCTAAAGACCGCCACCCCCTCCACCCGACAACTGGGGGTTAGAATTGGGTTGAATGC from Leptolyngbya sp. CCY15150 carries:
- a CDS encoding EAL domain-containing protein, translating into MSTSDVSDYDQVMRTQAESELRRQVSNLLALIENTQDAVWSIDPHYSITTLNLVFQQQFVAAYGRDIQVGMNHLDCLPPSERDRWQTYYDQALKGDRFTAEFHSDVTGIPAHSEVAFNPILTPSCRVEGVAVFSRNISDRKRADQALLDAKDQLQAVLDAVPGCVSWFSSDLTYLGINRYLAATFQLNADSFIGEKLGFMASSPGFAEFVKRFFQSSLQESNVEIVATVNHQPRHYLIVAQKYQQGEAAVFVGLDITERKRVEEALLESQERYALAVRGANDGLWDWNLKTSSIYFSPRWKTMLGYQEPDIGNRPDEWFSRVHPEEVDWLKAQLAAHLEGRSPSFEVEHRMRHRDGSYRWMLSRGLAVRDGQQVAYRMAGSQTDITERKRAEEQLLHDALHDSLTGLFNRALFMDRLSHAIEQTKRQGHYLFAVLFLDLDSFKVVNDSLGHIIGDELLVAIARRLESCLRPGDTLARLGGDEFTILLENIQDLSAATRVADTIHQQLQQPFTLGGQDVFTTVSIGIALSDTGCDRPDELLRNADTAMYRAKSLGRARHEIFNVEMYDRVVARLKLETDLRLTIAAGQTTPTLLSYPSKTPDDGQDFQMRYQPIVSLSTGYIMGFEALVRWQHPKRGLVSPAEFIPVAEETGLITQIGHWTLREACRQLKIWQDQFPQVHPLAMSVNLSSRQFSSNDLLGQVKQAIADFQLTPHTLKLEITESAVMEDAQVATAILRQLKDLHTQLLIDDFGTGYSSLSYLHQFPIDTVKIDQSFVRCIGTENDGEAIVRAIVGLAHNLGMTVIAEGIEDARQMDCLCHFQAEYGQGYFFAKPLTAEDATAILAANPCWKPRHFVPAPIPTPDTSQPSHPMISYPIADTDAS
- a CDS encoding SLC13 family permease, whose product is MSPIFQTILVIVLALISFVAEWVPVDLTALMVAVLLMLLGLVTPEEGVSGFGNSATITVMAMFILSAGIARTGVIQVVRSWLIDWGGQRISQQIFVMGMIVGPITAFINNTAVVAVFLPIVEDWCKVQGRSPSKLLIPLSYATVMGGMLTLIGTSTNVLASGISAQLGYGEFSLFQFSILGIIVFSIGMAYLSLVAPNLLPARKPPRGEFLGRDYELNDYVSEVVVSARSSLIGQTLRASQLQRKVDIDVLEIIRENTHFPQPLADKVLAAGDILIVRGSREDLLGIREERGLDILPEVQFGGESLASEISSGEEQVAEVLILSNSRLSGATLKEIRFRQRYNTTVLAIRRGEDVLRKRLGRVPLRFGDVLLVQGPRDSILGLQTTRELLVLEQRDIENLRADKAWISVAIVLSVIVLSAFNIAPIMVTALAGVIAMVLTGCLKPGELYGAVRWDIIFLLAGLIPLGIAMQKSGTTEWIAQGLLALGGNLPGYWILFLFYVATSLLTEILSNNASVVLMLPIAVEVARALSLNPFAFMFAVTFAASNSYMTPIGYQTNTMVYGPGGYRFLDFTRVGAPLSLIFSIVTPLLIVLIYGL
- a CDS encoding DUF1815 family protein encodes the protein MFTRLAEQHRQFVKDLVMNLQAMAIVLERRGYLASCYTCGGQMNSASFMVSLGDNHLIRFLVSDYGITWTEMRDDRELMKLEGAEAISQLQDLANLIKYHIQPSEQFAITNAS
- a CDS encoding bifunctional riboflavin kinase/FAD synthetase, producing MWITSSLTTARTPTVAALGNFDGVHRGHQRVLAPILQGSPVNQLDSGSVATSGQQPSQLENCQGSDRSPDPNPQGDRPLRTVVTFFPHPREFFAGERRPLLTPLDEKVRELAKLGIEQLVLLPFDQGLAQLTPQEFVQRILVDGLDARHISVGEDFCFGRDRSGTTADLRAIAATFGVQVTVVPLYADGGDRISSSAIRNALSQGTVARANHLLGRPYALTGTVVQGQQLGRTLGFPTANLETPPQKLLPRQGVYAVWVDLDGTLHPGVMNLGHRPTVNGLQQTLEVHLLNWSGDLYHRRLSVFLSHFLRPEQKFDSLDALKDQIQADCQRAIHLLIASG
- a CDS encoding 3'(2'),5'-bisphosphate nucleotidase CysQ, which translates into the protein MNLPTTIAGLSTEHILEVTRSIGWGAAEILQTYYRGETPVGAQAGLNVQEGKDGPVTSADLAANHYILDRLTTAFGQDTFGYLSEETYKAQKCQAPFPEDWLWIIDPLDGTRDFIDRTGEYALHIALTYQGRPMLTVVVCPELGKLYYATKGGGAFVETTEGTTTPLQVSRRDRPEDLVVVMSRTHRDDRFNQLLKQLPCQHQIAVGSVGGKIAAVVEQRADVYISLSGKSAPKDWDMAAPELILTEAGGQFTYADETPLQYNRGDVSQWGCLIASNGQHHTDLCTTARTLLAAIDAR
- a CDS encoding AI-2E family transporter, yielding MASLFVHKEPDPLNGVPEQRFTLSLSNILVVLGSIVLVVLLWQLRSLLLLLMISVVLAATFAPIVDWAEQWRIPRWVTVILVYLTLISGIIGVSLIIGPTAFEQIERLIRKLPVYLKDVLAIAETWAMQQNETRPDLVSQLFDQFFDVQGVTRWAITSTQKILLRSFSLTTGFVGGIFSLILAIFLSGYILSDSRTLLGNLARLLPQPWDERLAAQFAPMTQRMGSYIRGRVLVSAILGVAITTSLGFLGLSEYALGLGAIAGVTNLIPFLGPILGSIPALLVAVSQGWWTFLWVLLLFVIIQNIETYVLDPLLVGSSVGVHPLYQLLAVLGGAQVLGIIGALIVPPWIAGGTVLLENLYLQPKLRAERQLKLQNQAEASAPVSPS
- the glcD gene encoding glycolate oxidase subunit GlcD encodes the protein MPKPPSSTSINWSAIAQDFTAVVGKSRVILRQEELLVYECDGLTSYRQRPAVVVLPRTTEEVAALVKLCDRHSVPFIARGSGTGLSGGALPVENSVLIVTTLMKRILKVDYENQCVTVQPGVINTWVTQSVSGAGFYYAPDPSSQSVCSIGGNVAENSGGVHCLKYGVTTNHVLGLRLVLPDGSVKDLGGAVPEMPGYDLTGVVVGSEGTLGIATEITLKILKVPESIQVLLADFMSVEAAGAAVSDIISAGIIPAGMEMMDNFSINAVEDVVATACYPRDAIAILLIELDGLAVDVSANSDRVAEICRRNGARNVVTATEAQERLRLWKGRKAAFAAMGKLSPDYYVQDGVIPRTKLPEVLQAIEALGEKHGYRVANVFHAGDGNLHPLILYNNSIPGQLEAVEALGGDILKLCVQVGGSISGEHGIGSDKRCYMPEMFSDSDLETMQYVRQALNPRGLANPEKLFPTPRTCGEAARNAVPESWPDNVERF